From the Trifolium pratense cultivar HEN17-A07 linkage group LG4, ARS_RC_1.1, whole genome shotgun sequence genome, the window TCATCAGTAGATTTTGAATCCAAAACTGCCTCATAACCTTTGTATATTTGATCTTCAGATGATTTATTTATATCACCATCACAAACTTGTATTTCTCCATCAAAATATTCATTGACACAAACTTCTATAGATTTAGCTAGGCATTCAAGTCTGGATATTATGGAATGATGAAGGTCTTCCCCTGACCAATTTGGAAACACCAAAAGACTCATAAAGAGGGTAACAACACAACCTATGACTATGGTGTAGAACCTGTCACATGCAGTCTTCAAGACATCACCAACCCCATAACTTGAAGCAGTTAACAAATTGAAGGTCAAGACAAATATAACCACACCATAATCATGATTCTTCTTTATATAAGGGATAAACCTCGTATATGTGGCTGCAAATCCTGCATATATACCAAACACAACAAATTCATAGCACACCACAAATTTAGCTTCTTCTACCTCTTGGCTGGATCCTCCTTCTTTTATAACTGACTGTATGCTTAAAAACAAACTAGGCTTGCCTAATTTTAGACTTCGTTCATCTTAATGgagttttggtctagtccccaCCATATATTTTGTGATGGTTAGCTCTTTGCTGCCATCTtttgatcttaaaaaaaaaagataggaAGAGTAGTTAACATAACAAACTCTTAACAAACTTACCTCTAATAGTATTGGCCGCTTTAGGCCATGTATGAGCTCTTACTATTTTGTCATTTGTAAGTAGATGTATAATACGGTTGAGAAGTGTAGGTGTTGTTTATAACACAAGGTATCAGAATAATGTTCAAAATGTATTTGCATAGTGCACTAAGATGtgtgaaaaaa encodes:
- the LOC123922191 gene encoding aluminum-activated malate transporter 12-like, which gives rise to MEIFYGFAATYTRFIPYIKKNHDYGVVIFVLTFNLLTASSYGVGDVLKTACDRFYTIVIGCVVTLFMSLLVFPNWSGEDLHHSIISRLECLAKSIEVCVNEYFDGEIQVCDGDINKSSEDQIYKGYEAVLDSKSTDERLVSDTENSDYESVELTPRVRIPLVWVKDYTLNLKNREGGELHNLVVFNSYYDPNTYVEAAKDVVKESGSRD